GCCTCATCACGTTCCGCTGGCACGGGACGCCCGTTCAGGTCACCACGGTCACCATCGCATTCGTACTCCCCATGGCCGTCATCAGCCCGATTGCCGGCGTTTTTGTGGACCACTTGAATGTAAAGCGCCTCATGATTGCCAGCGATCTCATTCGCGCCGCGCTGATTCTGATGCTTGTATTTGTCCACAGCGTCCCGCAGGTCTCCGCGATCTTTCTGGTCTTGAGTTCGGTCTCCAGCTTTTTTACTCCGGCCCAATCCGTAACCCTGCGCACCATTGTCCCTCCGGAAGGGCTGCTTTCCGCCAACGCTCTGATGATGCAGGCTTTTTATATCGTTCGGCTATTATCACCGGCAGCGGCGGGCGCCCTGGTGGCATGGCTTACTGAAAAATCCTGTTTCTATCTTGACGTGGCCAGCTTCATCTTCTCCGCCGCCATGATTTCAACCCTTTCAGTGATACGGCCCGCGCGCGCGCAAAGCGAAAAGACCGTGAAGTCTCTGGCCCAGGATTTTCTGGCCGGAAACAAATTCATCTTCACGCATGCGGGACTGGCATTTGTCTTTATTGCGATGGCCGTCGCGATGTTTGTGCTGAGCTCTTTCAGCCCGTTGATCTCAATCTATATTCGCGACTCGCTCCATGCCGGCTCATTCATGTTTGGCGCTATCAGCGCCATGGTGGGCGTAGGCATGATCGTGGGCACACAACTGATTACGCGTCTGGCGGGAAGCGGGCCCAAATCCTATGTGGTATTGGGAGGCCTCTTCCTGCTTGGCCTGGGTGCAGGACTGCTGGGAGCGTTCCGCAACACTCCGATGGCGGCGCTCAGCACATTTACCATGGGCTTCGGTATTGCGTTTGTCTGGATTCCCGCTCAGACCATGTCCCAGCAGGAAACTCCGCCCTCCATGGTTGGGCGAGTGAGCAGCACCTTCATGTCATTGATTGCTGTATCCCAGGTGTTTGGGCTAGTTCTCTCCGGATATCTGGCGCAAAAGCTCGGCATCCGGGCGGTTTTTCTCGCTTGCGCCGCCGTGCTGGGCGTAATTTCTCTCGTCGGACACTTCCTGATGCGCGGCCAGACTCCTCATACAACCGGCGCTGAGGTTGAGGCAAATGCCACGCCTCAATCCTCGACGGCCAGCCAGCAATCTTGAGATAAAGCAATCCGGCAACGCAGTGGCTCTGCGGCTTCCGGTTACTTTCGTGACGTTTGCGTTCTTTCATTTCGCCGTTAGGATTCTCATCAAGTTGTGGCCTGTGCGCCGGGAAAGCATGGCACGCCGCGTAGCAGGCAACTGAGGAGAAGACGGTGAATTTCATCCCCTTTCGGCGCCGTGCACGCCATCAATGGATACGCTCGTTTTCTGTTGGACTGCTGGCATTATTTTTTCTGGTTTCTAACAATACGTCATTGGCGCAGGCCACGGCCCGCAAGGTCAAAAGCCGGGTAGAACCTGTTTATCCCGAGCTGGCCAAAAGAAATAACATCAGCGGAAGCGCCCGCGTTGAACTGGTGGTTACGCCCGACGGCAGAGTGAAAGACGTAAAAGTCCTGGGCGGAAATCCGGTGCTGGTCCAGGCTGTAACGACCGCCGTGGTCAAGTGGAAGTACGAACCCGCTGCGGAAGAATCAAGCATCATCATCAAATTCGATTTTTCTGCCCCGTAAGTTTTCTGTGCATTTTAAATCTCTCTCCTGTTTTTTTTTGGCCTGGATGAAAGTTGCTCCAGGCT
The sequence above is a segment of the Terriglobia bacterium genome. Coding sequences within it:
- a CDS encoding MFS transporter, with translation MSSSATTPAAFTVKTILKYKPFRTLWLAQFVSVFGDFLALFGVISLITFRWHGTPVQVTTVTIAFVLPMAVISPIAGVFVDHLNVKRLMIASDLIRAALILMLVFVHSVPQVSAIFLVLSSVSSFFTPAQSVTLRTIVPPEGLLSANALMMQAFYIVRLLSPAAAGALVAWLTEKSCFYLDVASFIFSAAMISTLSVIRPARAQSEKTVKSLAQDFLAGNKFIFTHAGLAFVFIAMAVAMFVLSSFSPLISIYIRDSLHAGSFMFGAISAMVGVGMIVGTQLITRLAGSGPKSYVVLGGLFLLGLGAGLLGAFRNTPMAALSTFTMGFGIAFVWIPAQTMSQQETPPSMVGRVSSTFMSLIAVSQVFGLVLSGYLAQKLGIRAVFLACAAVLGVISLVGHFLMRGQTPHTTGAEVEANATPQSSTASQQS
- a CDS encoding energy transducer TonB, with translation MNFIPFRRRARHQWIRSFSVGLLALFFLVSNNTSLAQATARKVKSRVEPVYPELAKRNNISGSARVELVVTPDGRVKDVKVLGGNPVLVQAVTTAVVKWKYEPAAEESSIIIKFDFSAP